CCTGAACTTGTTATATCAGTAATAATCTCAGATGAGTTTGTAAAGGGTGCAACCTCCGTGCTACCATGAGATTTTACAAGCGAAAATTGAGTTATTCCTTTGTTATAGAAAAACTCTCTTGTTAAACGAGGGTATTTAGTTGCTACTCTAAGTCTCTTTTTCTTTTTTTCTTTAAATTCAAAAGCAATTTCTTCTAAATCGGCACAACTATAACAATCAAGCCAATCATTACTTACGGCTACTACTAATGTTGCTTGTCCAAATGGATATTTTTTTTCCACCTTAATTTTATTTTGAACAGTTATTTCGCTTTCTTTAAGTAAATCAAAGCCTGAAAAACCAAGATCTAACGACTTATCTGCAAGTCTCTCAATTATTTCTCTAGCATGTAAATAAATGATT
The DNA window shown above is from alpha proteobacterium HIMB5 and carries:
- a CDS encoding ATP phosphoribosyltransferase (PFAM: ATP phosphoribosyltransferase~TIGRFAM: ATP phosphoribosyltransferase); its protein translation is MSQIIKIGIPSKGRLRKDVLNIFKKNKLKLISERGDRDLFGSVKGKKNIQIIYLHAREIIERLADKSLDLGFSGFDLLKESEITVQNKIKVEKKYPFGQATLVVAVSNDWLDCYSCADLEEIAFEFKEKKKKRLRVATKYPRLTREFFYNKGITQFSLVKSHGSTEVAPFTNSSEIITDITSSGATLKANNLRIINDGYILKSELCMMTSKSSNKIKDFNKLVRLLSKY